In Esox lucius isolate fEsoLuc1 chromosome 3, fEsoLuc1.pri, whole genome shotgun sequence, the sequence CCCTGTATCTCCTCATGTAAATGACAGCCTTATCTAATTTAGTCAGATAACTGAAAGGTGTGATTAACTTGGATTGCATCTAAAAGGTGTACAATATGTTAATAGGAGGTAAAGAGATAGTGAGCTATGAGGAATCCAACAACCCAACGTAAATCTTAGCCTAGGTTAATCTCTCCCCAGTTCACCTCACTAGCCAGTGCTGAAAGGTTGGTTcggagtgaaaaaaaaaaagatttggccTGGGAATTCAGCCTGGCAGCTGGCACAGTTTTAGCCAAGATTGGCAACAAAGTTACTGAAAGGCAGGTAGAGGTTGAAAGTACCCAGGGTTGGCAGCCCACCGCCTGACTGTCTCCTCGCTATCGTCCTCCACCAGGTCTGCAAACGCTGCCTCCAGATCCTCCAACTGGCGGATTCGTCTCTCCACACACTCCGTCAGTTCCTCCTGAAAATCAACACGTACCCAGTGGAAACACCACATGCAGGAGACACCTAAAAGCATACATGCAACTTTtggaaaattgtgttttatCTTACCTCATTTAGGTCTTCACCAGGTTTCCTGAAGCTGTATAGCTCCTGTAGAATAGTGTACTCCTCCTATGGTATTGAGGACACAGAGTAAAATATGAGATGCCAAGGAAATCCTTAAGCCAGAATATTATCCTACACTTTTGCAGACtctaattaaatataattttctcaaaataaaaatgttatatgtTGTTTGTTACCCcagtaataatatattttcccaAAAGCGCATGTGCATATCAGCAGTCAAGGTTTCAAGCACTTCCAtaaagagaaataaataaatattaaataaaataaattataataattaaaccTGTCAGTAGCATATCCCTTTAATAAGAATCTGCAAAGGTGTTGgaaaatattggaaatataattttgaGTTATCtgctaaatagtttttttgtctttttagaAGGCTAAACCTCTGGATTCATAAAGATGCAGATAATTGCATTTACCTGGGTATACAACTCCTTGAAGGGATTCTTACAAGAGAAAAAATCGAGATCAATATCAAGTATATATGGATCAGTTGTTTTTATAACAGAGAGAAGGCTGTGCACAGCGTGGGATGTTGAGCCCTCATGATTGCCAGTTTTTGAACAAGGCTGTTTGCATGACTCCTTATCCTCTTTGCTGTTTCCATTGCTTCTGCTTTCTGCTGTTCTACTGCCACCTGGTGGCTGAACTCTGTCGGTACAGCTACCAGAGCTTCTATCAGGCTGGGACTCTGAAGCAGAGGAGGGTTTTGCCATATTCCCAGCTAACTTGCACTCTGTTCTGGGTCTTTTAGCAGGGCTCGTCCCCTCGCTCTCCCGGTCTTCCCTCTGGCAACACTCCAGAGGGTTCACTCGGACAACACTCAGTCCCAAAGGTTTAGGATTCTCCAGCTGATCCTGAGGAACATACAGGCCGTCACTTAAAAAGTAATCGTCCTTACTTGTAActctgaaacaaaacaaaaggaataataaGAAACATCTTTGTGTCAAGCCATTTCTTCCTGCTTTTAGTGGAGGAGTGTTAAAGAAAACCAGCGTTGCCTAAGTCGGGTTATTGACCTGATAGTGGTTGTGGAGGAGTCTTTTCCCACAAAAAAGGTGTGCTCTCCTTCCTTGATCTGCTGCGCCCAGTAGGGATGGAGCCATGCCACATGAGACACGTGCCCAGCATAGACCATAGGCATGATCCAGTTCTCGATGCTCAGCTCACtgcaaacaaaagaaaaatcaatggtcaatgctggagggactatgtctcccggctggcctgggaacgcctctgtgtccccccggaagagctagaggaagtgtctggggagagggaagtctgggcatccctgcttagactgctgcccccgcgacctggccccggataagcggaagatgatggctGGATGGATGGTCAATGCTTGCTTTCGTGTACAGTGGGTCTCAGTGTTCACCCACCCCTTGGACTTTTTCACATGTtaatgtgttacaacatgaaatcaaaatgtatttaattagggTATTTTGCACTGATGAACAGGAAGATGTCcgtaatgtcaaagtgaaaagtaAAACCTATAAAAAgctaaatacaaaacagaaaattattgattggatatatattcatatatcaAATACCAAATATTGAAGGGGGTGAATACATATGCAATCAATAATTTTCAACAATTACATCCATGAATatatttggataagtctctaacagctttgcacatctggactcATCTTCGTCCATTCTTATTTCCAGAAATGCTCAAGCTGTGAAGTTAAATGGGGACCAGTGATGACCAGATATGTTCAACTTTTTCCACATCTTTTTCCACACTCTCAGTTGGATTGATGTCCAGGCTTTGACTGGTCCACTCCACAACACAACACGgaccttttagttttttaactACTCCAGTGTGGCTCTGGCTGTATGCTTCGGGTCACTGACCTGTTGGAAGATAAATATTCTCTCATCTTTAGACTCACCTAAACAAGACAGACTTCAGGAGATTTATTCCAGAATTT encodes:
- the c3h5orf22 gene encoding UPF0489 protein C5orf22 homolog isoform X2 — its product is MVHLDSHPDLLIPVNMPADTVFDKDALLSELSIENWIMPMVYAGHVSHVAWLHPYWAQQIKEGEHTFFVGKDSSTTTIRVTSKDDYFLSDGLYVPQDQLENPKPLGLSVVRVNPLECCQREDRESEGTSPAKRPRTECKLAGNMAKPSSASESQPDRSSGSCTDRVQPPGGSRTAESRSNGNSKEDKESCKQPCSKTGNHEGSTSHAVHSLLSVIKTTDPYILDIDLDFFSCKNPFKELYTQEEYTILQELYSFRKPGEDLNEEELTECVERRIRQLEDLEAAFADLVEDDSEETVRRWAANPGMTSLVKLVASLQNRNESPDYEMVHQAGLTCDYSELPHHVSSEEEIKRLVLAVELILQALPQPTLVTVSRSSLDEYCPTEQVNSIQSRILAILESLYGSLDVHKEYEMTTDDNTAKAL
- the c3h5orf22 gene encoding UPF0489 protein C5orf22 homolog isoform X1, which gives rise to MNSLPSKRVYANLPVWIVEDHCDVVSHIYRAIASRHVPLNDIKMVHLDSHPDLLIPVNMPADTVFDKDALLSELSIENWIMPMVYAGHVSHVAWLHPYWAQQIKEGEHTFFVGKDSSTTTIRVTSKDDYFLSDGLYVPQDQLENPKPLGLSVVRVNPLECCQREDRESEGTSPAKRPRTECKLAGNMAKPSSASESQPDRSSGSCTDRVQPPGGSRTAESRSNGNSKEDKESCKQPCSKTGNHEGSTSHAVHSLLSVIKTTDPYILDIDLDFFSCKNPFKELYTQEEYTILQELYSFRKPGEDLNEEELTECVERRIRQLEDLEAAFADLVEDDSEETVRRWAANPGMTSLVKLVASLQNRNESPDYEMVHQAGLTCDYSELPHHVSSEEEIKRLVLAVELILQALPQPTLVTVSRSSLDEYCPTEQVNSIQSRILAILESLYGSLDVHKEYEMTTDDNTAKAL